In one Musa acuminata AAA Group cultivar baxijiao chromosome BXJ2-5, Cavendish_Baxijiao_AAA, whole genome shotgun sequence genomic region, the following are encoded:
- the LOC135612672 gene encoding glutathione hydrolase 1-like, whose translation MALGRILRPVIAVALFLLFLRLPPRATGQRPEVVTARHGAVATDDRRCSGVGRDVLREGGHAVDAAVAAGLCLGVVSPASSGVGGGAFMLVRAASGRAHAFDSRETAPLAASENMYAGNAAAKASGALSVAVPGEIAGFYEAWKHYGKLPWKRLVMPAANIAEKGFRISPYLYMQMNRTKLGIFTDKGLRDIFTLNGRSLLQQGDVCHNKRLAHTLKAISDHGPDVLYNGPIGIKLIRDIKKSGGILTIKDLQRYQVKVKEPISSEILGLNILGVPPPSSGGAGLILILNILAQYGIPSGVSGSLGLHRFIESLKHMFAVRMNLGDPDFYNVTAVLSDMLSPKFAEDLKKTINDNKTFPPNYYGGRWNLINDHGTSHLSIVDSDRNAVSMTSTVNSYFGSQILSPSTGILLNNEMDDFSIPNSSSANVPPPAPANFIRPLKRPLSSMSPTIVVKDGQLKAVVGASGGAMIIAATAEILLNHFAQRMDPLSSVLAPRSYHQLIPNVVQYENWTTVTGDHFEVPAATRAALQKKGHVLQALSGGTICQFIVVRSSLEKSATVGSELTAVSDPRKGGLPAGY comes from the exons ATGGCtc TTGGGCGGATCCTGCGGCCGGTCATCGCCGTCGCGctgttcctcctcttcctccggtTGCCGCCGCGGGCGACGGGGCAGAGGCCGGAGGTCGTTACCGCGAGGCACGGCGCCGTGGCCACCGATGACCGACGCTGCTCCGGGGTCGGGAGGGACGTCCTCCGAGAGGGCGGCCACGCAGTGGACGCCGCCGTCGCCGCTGGCCTCTGTCTGGGCGTCGTCAGCCCCGCGTCCAGCGGCGTTGGCGGGGGCGCCTTCATGCTCGTGAGGGCGGCTAGCGGGAGAGCGCACGCCTTCGATTCGAGGGAGACTGCTCCCTTGGCGGCCTCCGAG AACATGTATGCCGGCAATGCTGCAGCAAAAGCAAGTGGTGCCCTTTCGGTAGCTGTTCCCGGAGAAATTGCAGGATTTTATGAGGCTTGGAAACATTATGGAAAGCTTCCGTGGAAGAGGCTGGTAATGCCAGCAGCAAATATTGCTGAAAAAGGATTCAGAATATCTCCTTACTTATATATGCAGATGAATAGAACAAAATTAGGCATTTTTACTGATAAAGGACTGCGTGATATTTTCACATTAAATGGAAGAAGCCTTTTGCAGCAAGGAGATGTGTGTCATAACAAAAGACTTGCACATACTCTGAAAGCTATTTCAGACCACGGGCCAGATGTGCTTTATAATGGTCCCATCGGAATTAAACTAATTAGAGATATTAAGAAGTCTGGAGGCATATTAACGATTAAAGATTTACAGAGATATCAAGTAAAAGTGAAGGAGCCAATCTCTTCTGAAATCTTGGGGTTAAACATCTTGGGCGTGCCACCCCCTTCATCTGGTGGTGCTGGACTGATACTT ATATTAAATATTCTTGCTCAATATGGAATTCCATCAGGTGTTTCTGGCTCTCTTGGACTTCATCGGTTTATTGAATCACTGAAGCACATGTTTGCGGTGAGAATGAACCTTGGGGATCCTGACTTTTACAATGTTACCGCAGTTCTTTCCGATATGCTCTCTCCAAAGTTTGCAGAAGATTTAAAGAAAACCATCAATGACAACAAGACATTTCCTCCTAACTATTATGGAGGAAG GTGGAATCTGATCAATGATCATGGAACCAGTCACTTGAGCATTGTTGATAGTGACCGAAATGCTGTTTCAATGACCAGTACTGTCAACTCATACTTTGGGTCACAGATTTTATCACCTAGTACGGGAATATTGCTTAACAATGAGATGGATGATTTTTCCATCCCCAATAGTTCTTCTGCTAATGTTCCACCACCAGCTCCAGCAAACTTTATTAGACCATTGAAAAGACCATTATCTTCCATGAGCCCTACAATTGTTGTCAAG GATGGGCAATTGAAGGCTGTGGTGGGTGCGAGCGGAGGAGCCATGATCATTGCTGCGACTGCTGAAATATTGCTGAACCATTTTGCACAGAGGATGGATCCATTATCTTCAGTTTTAGCTCCACGATCTTATCACCAG CTGATACCAAATGTGGTTCAGTACGAGAACTGGACGACGGTAACAGGCGACCACTTTGAAGTTCCTGCTGCAACAAGAGCAGCCCTGCAGAAGAAGGGCCATGTCCTACAAGCCCTTTCTGGAGGCACGATTTGCCAGTTTATCGTTGTGCGCAGCAGCCTAGAGAAGTCGGCAACAGTTGGAAGTGAGCTCACTGCTGTTAGTGACCCAAGGAAAGGTGGTTTGCCGGCTGGttattaa
- the LOC135612673 gene encoding transcription factor TGA1-like isoform X2, which yields MSSASTQFASPRKMGIFEPNHQIGMWGDTFKADSSQNTGASSIVEAEIKLDNRLEDSPHTMLGPSKKYDQEANKPTDKVLRRLAQNREAARKSRLRKKAYVQQLESSRLKLAQIEQQLDQAKQQGVYIGGNLGESTLGLSGSVNSGVTAFEMEYGHWVEEQNRQTSELRAALQAHVSDIELRMLVESALSHYDNLFHIKAIAAKSDVFYLMSGMWKTAAERFFLWIGGFRPSELLKVLSPQLDPLTEQQVISVCNLQQSSQQAEDALSQGMDKLQQNLAETLTSDSSGTSGVSDYMGQMVNAMGKLEALVSFVNQADHLRQQTLQQMYKILTVRQAARGLLALGDYFQRLRALSSLWAARPREPA from the exons ATGAGCTCTGCATCGACTCAATTTGCATCCCCTAGAAAGATGGGTATATTTGAACCAAACCACCAGATAGGCATGTGGGGAGATACCTTTAAAGCTGACAGCAGTCAAAATACAGGGGCATCATCAATCGTAGAGGCAGAGATAAAACTCGACAATAGG TTAGAAGATAGTCCTCATACCATGCTAGGGCCATCAAAAAAATACGACCAAGAAGCAAACAAGCCTACAGATAAG GTATTAAGACGTCTTGCACAGAACAGAGAGGCTGCTCGAAAAAGTCGTCTGAGAAAGAAG GCTTATGTTCAACAATTAGAATCGAGCCGTCTAAAACTAGCGCAGATAGAACAGCAGCTTGACCAGGCTAAGCAGCAG GGTGTCTACATTGGTGGGAATTTAGGAGAGTCAACTCTTGGACTATCAGGAAGTGTCAATTCAG GTGTTACTGCTTTTGAGATGGAATATGGGCACTGGGTTGAAGAACAAAACCGACAGACTAGTGAACTTAGAGCTGCTTTGCAAGCACATGTATCTGATATAGAGCTTCGCATGCTTGTAGAGAGTGCATTGAGCCACTATGACAATCTTTTTCATATCAAAGCAATTGCTGCGAAATCTGATGTCTTCTATCTTATGTCTGGCATGTGGAAGACAGCTGCAGAACGATTTTTTCTTTGGATTGGGGGTTTTCGGCCTTCAGAACTTTTAAAG GTTCTCTCACCACAGCTTGATCCTTTGACTGAGCAACAAGTTATTTCTGTCTGTAACCTGCAACAATCTTCGCAGCAAGCTGAAGATGCACTTTCCCAAGGAATGGATAAGCTTCAACAAAATCTTGCTGAGACTCTAACATCTGATTCCTCAGGAACCTCTGGTGTTTCGGATTACATGGGACAGATGGTGAATGCAATGGGGAAACTGGAGGCTCTTGTAAGCTTCGTAAACCAG GCTGACCACCTTCGGCAGCAAACCTTGCAGCAGATGTACAAGATTCTCACAGTCCGCCAAGCAGCACGAGGCCTTCTTGCATTGGGCGATTACTTCCAACGCCTTCGTGCCCTTAGCTCCTTGTGGGCTGCCCGACCTCGTGAACCAGCTTAG
- the LOC135612673 gene encoding transcription factor TGA4-like isoform X1, with the protein MPLGLPGASRRISSSNNMSSASTQFASPRKMGIFEPNHQIGMWGDTFKADSSQNTGASSIVEAEIKLDNRLEDSPHTMLGPSKKYDQEANKPTDKVLRRLAQNREAARKSRLRKKAYVQQLESSRLKLAQIEQQLDQAKQQGVYIGGNLGESTLGLSGSVNSGVTAFEMEYGHWVEEQNRQTSELRAALQAHVSDIELRMLVESALSHYDNLFHIKAIAAKSDVFYLMSGMWKTAAERFFLWIGGFRPSELLKVLSPQLDPLTEQQVISVCNLQQSSQQAEDALSQGMDKLQQNLAETLTSDSSGTSGVSDYMGQMVNAMGKLEALVSFVNQADHLRQQTLQQMYKILTVRQAARGLLALGDYFQRLRALSSLWAARPREPA; encoded by the exons TTCAAATAACATGAGCTCTGCATCGACTCAATTTGCATCCCCTAGAAAGATGGGTATATTTGAACCAAACCACCAGATAGGCATGTGGGGAGATACCTTTAAAGCTGACAGCAGTCAAAATACAGGGGCATCATCAATCGTAGAGGCAGAGATAAAACTCGACAATAGG TTAGAAGATAGTCCTCATACCATGCTAGGGCCATCAAAAAAATACGACCAAGAAGCAAACAAGCCTACAGATAAG GTATTAAGACGTCTTGCACAGAACAGAGAGGCTGCTCGAAAAAGTCGTCTGAGAAAGAAG GCTTATGTTCAACAATTAGAATCGAGCCGTCTAAAACTAGCGCAGATAGAACAGCAGCTTGACCAGGCTAAGCAGCAG GGTGTCTACATTGGTGGGAATTTAGGAGAGTCAACTCTTGGACTATCAGGAAGTGTCAATTCAG GTGTTACTGCTTTTGAGATGGAATATGGGCACTGGGTTGAAGAACAAAACCGACAGACTAGTGAACTTAGAGCTGCTTTGCAAGCACATGTATCTGATATAGAGCTTCGCATGCTTGTAGAGAGTGCATTGAGCCACTATGACAATCTTTTTCATATCAAAGCAATTGCTGCGAAATCTGATGTCTTCTATCTTATGTCTGGCATGTGGAAGACAGCTGCAGAACGATTTTTTCTTTGGATTGGGGGTTTTCGGCCTTCAGAACTTTTAAAG GTTCTCTCACCACAGCTTGATCCTTTGACTGAGCAACAAGTTATTTCTGTCTGTAACCTGCAACAATCTTCGCAGCAAGCTGAAGATGCACTTTCCCAAGGAATGGATAAGCTTCAACAAAATCTTGCTGAGACTCTAACATCTGATTCCTCAGGAACCTCTGGTGTTTCGGATTACATGGGACAGATGGTGAATGCAATGGGGAAACTGGAGGCTCTTGTAAGCTTCGTAAACCAG GCTGACCACCTTCGGCAGCAAACCTTGCAGCAGATGTACAAGATTCTCACAGTCCGCCAAGCAGCACGAGGCCTTCTTGCATTGGGCGATTACTTCCAACGCCTTCGTGCCCTTAGCTCCTTGTGGGCTGCCCGACCTCGTGAACCAGCTTAG